In the Salvelinus fontinalis isolate EN_2023a chromosome 34, ASM2944872v1, whole genome shotgun sequence genome, one interval contains:
- the LOC129833127 gene encoding hemoglobin subunit alpha-2-like, translated as MSLTAKDKKMVKAFWAKVAGKAEDIGCDALSRMLVVYPQTKTYFSHWKDLSPGSAPVRKHGGTIMGGIGLAVASIDDISAGLLALSELHAFQLRVDPANFKILSHNILVVLAVMFPNEFTPEAHVAMDKFLAAVGRALSEKYR; from the exons ATGAGTCTTACCGCTAAGGACAAGAAAATGGTCAAGGCCTTCTGGGCCAAGGTGGCCGGCAAGGCTGAGGACATCGGCTGCGATGCTCTATCTAG GATGCTGGTTGTGTACCCCCAGACCAAGACCTACTTCTCCCACTGGAAGGACCTGAGCCCCGGCTCTGCCCCAGTCAGGAAGCACGGTGGGACCATCATGGGAGGCATCGGTTTAGCCGTGGCCAGCATCGACGACATCAGCGCAGGTCTCCTCGCCCTCAGCGAGCTGCATGCCTTCCAGCTGCGTGTCGATCCTGCCAACTTCAAG ATCCTGTCCCACAACATCTTGGTGGTGCTGGCTGTCATGTTCCCCAATGAATTCACCCCCGAAGCTCATGTGGCTATGGACAAGTTCCTGGCCGCGGTGGGCCGGGCTCTGTCTGAGAAGTACCGATAA